A stretch of Parachlamydia sp. AcF125 DNA encodes these proteins:
- a CDS encoding BTB/POZ domain-containing protein: MLPSNLEFVTSQDLSSIDTYVKRRIKPTYASKYQDFVPLVVQRVDKACQECFISIKKQKLKFLCEESYNLDEEGAYMVGELLNRKYEIGFSLQLVHFSASSSVHAWGPEFLKIQGSGPTQRSAQIRFWWTPQNPYLFEDTKAIKKHYQYDPAGCSKSLLAFAKTATETDVVFVSAHGEKIPAHSLLLKLKCDYFKNMLKGDFKEASSKVIEVPYSAAGVKGLVQFIYEGQTDLPFKDLEGRLELLAMSHEYGISDLFNYSVDLINEFLKKRPHLQAESVEHLIVASELYAVEDFFIPCLIAAERLENLTEETSDQKKVNWDAIPFHLYTKLLKIAMNQHLKKVEQKISLAINQRLSLSDPVKGKEKD, translated from the coding sequence ATGTTACCTAGTAATCTAGAGTTTGTCACTTCACAGGATCTTTCTTCAATTGATACGTATGTAAAAAGGCGTATTAAGCCTACTTATGCTTCAAAGTATCAAGATTTTGTGCCCTTGGTTGTGCAAAGAGTAGATAAAGCATGCCAGGAATGTTTCATCTCGATAAAAAAGCAGAAGCTGAAGTTCCTCTGCGAGGAATCATACAACTTAGATGAAGAGGGGGCTTACATGGTGGGAGAGCTCTTGAATAGAAAATATGAGATAGGCTTTTCACTACAACTCGTGCACTTCTCAGCTAGCAGTAGCGTGCATGCCTGGGGTCCAGAATTTTTGAAAATACAGGGAAGCGGGCCAACACAACGAAGCGCACAAATACGCTTCTGGTGGACGCCTCAAAATCCTTATCTCTTTGAAGATACAAAAGCCATTAAAAAACATTACCAATACGATCCAGCTGGATGCAGTAAATCTCTTTTAGCTTTTGCTAAAACGGCGACAGAAACAGATGTGGTGTTTGTCAGCGCTCATGGGGAAAAAATTCCAGCTCATTCGCTTCTTTTAAAGCTTAAGTGCGATTACTTTAAAAATATGCTTAAAGGAGATTTTAAAGAGGCTTCAAGCAAAGTCATTGAAGTCCCTTATTCCGCAGCTGGTGTTAAAGGTTTAGTTCAATTCATTTATGAAGGCCAAACAGATCTTCCCTTTAAAGATTTAGAAGGGCGTCTCGAGCTTTTAGCAATGTCTCATGAATATGGAATAAGCGACTTATTTAATTATTCCGTGGATTTAATCAATGAGTTTTTAAAGAAACGTCCGCACCTGCAGGCAGAATCAGTGGAACACTTAATCGTAGCTAGCGAGCTATATGCGGTAGAAGACTTTTTTATTCCATGCTTAATAGCAGCAGAGCGTTTGGAAAATTTAACGGAAGAAACCTCCGATCAAAAAAAGGTTAATTGGGATGCCATCCCTTTTCACCTTTATACAAAGTTACTAAAAATTGCGATGAATCAACATTTAAAAAAAGTTGAGCAAAAAATTAGTTTGGCTATCAATCAACGCTTGTCCTTGAGCGACCCCGTCAAAGGAAAAGAAAAAGACTAA
- a CDS encoding aminotransferase class III-fold pyridoxal phosphate-dependent enzyme, which translates to MRMCRPQFLQKLQNLVKDYQTLLAHDEVMTSFGRTGEWFACQKAHT; encoded by the coding sequence ATGCGGATGTGCCGCCCTCAGTTTTTGCAAAAATTGCAAAACTTAGTAAAGGATTATCAGACGTTATTGGCCCATGATGAAGTGATGACTAGTTTTGGAAGAACAGGGGAGTGGTTTGCTTGCCAAAAAGCGCATACCTAG